A stretch of DNA from Campylobacteraceae bacterium:
AATTTATAAATTTTGCCATTTTCTCTTATTGATTTATCTAGTTTATTCCACTTTTTTAATGCTTTTTGGTGGAATTTTAGATTATAAGTCATCAAGATTTACAGAAACAATTTCATCTTTATCATTAATTCTTTTATTTACTTCTTGTTCTAATAAATAGTCATCAACAATACTTAATAGTTTTTCGTAGGTTTTTGCAGGAACTAAATATGAGCTAACCTTATTATGATTTAAAATAGCTACTGCTTCATCTCCTGCTTCTTCAATAATTGAAGAGGGTGATTTTTTTAATTCTGATATGCTTGCAGAATAATTTGATAAAATAGCATTCAAAAGAGTATCCTTTTTAGTATTTAATTTAGTACATTATACTTGATTGTTAATTTATTGTCAAGATTTAAAATACTAGTAAAAAGGAACTTTTACCATTTTCAATTCTTCTAACTTAAAAGAGAAAAACACCCCTGAGAATGAATCTCCACTTTTATATTTAAGAGCTCATACAAAGTACCTTTGCGCTTTTTTCTTTTTCTTAATTGTCAGAAAAAGAAACAAAAAGAAGCAACTGACGAGTTGATAAAGCCCTTCGGGTGCCTAAATATTTTTATTTGTTAACTGGGCTGTGGAACTCGTTAAAATGTGCTAGAGAGCACATTTCTTTACACTCAAATAGTCCTCGCCTTTTTCCGTTAAAAAATAAAAATATTTAGCTTTCTCAAAGTCAGGGAAAGAGCCGTTGGGAATGTGGTTTTTTATTAGATTTAATTATCTCTTATATTTTTACGTTCAAGAGAAAAAATCATTAGTGAAATGTGGAGCGTGGTTCTGACTTTGTTGAAGCCGAGCGTTTATTTTTTGTTTCTGAACAGCCTGAGGACTGTTTGACCGTTAAGAAAGGTGCTTTAATGCACGTTTTAGGGAGTTCCACAAGGCAGAAACACAAAATAACAAGTGAGGGAAGCTCCGCCTTCAACAACCGTCAGTTGCTTTCTTGTTTCTTCTTTTCTATAAAAGAAGAAAAAAAACGAATGCGCTAGCTTTCATGAGCACTAGAATTATCACTTTCTAATAAAGGTAGAAGTATAGAAGAATGTATACTCATTAGGAAAAAAATAGCTGCTCTCTTTGTTTAAAAAAAGATATATAGTTTCACTTTAGAGCGTTTACAACAACATTATTTCTACCTGAATTTTTGGCTTG
This window harbors:
- a CDS encoding type II toxin-antitoxin system Phd/YefM family antitoxin, which encodes MNAILSNYSASISELKKSPSSIIEEAGDEAVAILNHNKVSSYLVPAKTYEKLLSIVDDYLLEQEVNKRINDKDEIVSVNLDDL